The following DNA comes from Geothrix edaphica.
CCGAGGAAGATCACGCCGATGAGGCCGCCCACGCCATGCACGCCCCAGACATCCAGCGCGTCGTCCCAGCCCAGCTTGTTCTTCAGGGCCACAGCGTAGTAGCAGATCACGCCCGCCAGGATGCCGATGAGGGCGGCTGTGCTGAGGGAGACATAGCCCGCCGCGGGGGTGATGGTGGCGAGGCCCGCCACGGCACCCGTGAGCAGGCCCACGAACTTGGGCTGCTTGGCGTTCATCCACTCCACCAGCATCCAGGTGGCGGCCGCAAAGGAGGCCGCCACATCGGTGTTCAGGAAGGCGCTTGCGGTGACGGAATCGACGCGCAATTCCGAACCCGCATTGAAGCCATACCAGCCGAACCACAGAAGGCCGGTGCCCAGGGCGATCAGGGGGATGTTGTGCGGCACGTTCTCCACCACCTTGCGGCGGCCCACGTAGAGGATGGAGGCCAGGGCGGCAAATCCCGCGGTGTTATGCACCACGATGCCCCCGGCGAAATCAAGGACGCCCCACTTGGCCAGAATGCCCTCAGGGCTCCACACCATGTGGACGAAGGGGAAGTAGACGAAGACCAGCCAGCCCGTCAGGAAGAGGAAGTAGGCCTTGAAGGTCACGCGGTTCGCGAAGGCCCCCGT
Coding sequences within:
- a CDS encoding ammonium transporter — protein: MPLNVGNTAFMLLCASLVMLMTPGLAFFYGGLVGRKNVLTIMTQSFVSLGWTTVLWFAFGYSMCFGPTWHGIVGDPTHYAFLKGITLTTMFTGNDAGIPLIVHVAYQMMFAIITPALITGAFANRVTFKAYFLFLTGWLVFVYFPFVHMVWSPEGILAKWGVLDFAGGIVVHNTAGFAALASILYVGRRKVVENVPHNIPLIALGTGLLWFGWYGFNAGSELRVDSVTASAFLNTDVAASFAAATWMLVEWMNAKQPKFVGLLTGAVAGLATITPAAGYVSLSTAALIGILAGVICYYAVALKNKLGWDDALDVWGVHGVGGLIGVIFLGIFASRAWNPAGTDGLLLGNVGFFGKQMAAVAISSVWAFGFTYGMLWIIDRITPVRVGATAEEKGLDTELHGEEAYPQGL